Proteins encoded in a region of the Flavobacterium sp. MDT1-60 genome:
- a CDS encoding Panacea domain-containing protein: MTYNPTTVANYFIDKYSKTGNLTPMKIIKLTYIAYGWYLALTDKKERLLDENPIAWDFGPVFPSLYYSIKQYKKEKITEKIPNAVKDEKITSEDEKFLDKIWEVYGRFDGIYLSALTHNDGTPWNKVYRKDSNAVISDDDIFEHYKTKLKPI, encoded by the coding sequence ATGACTTATAATCCAACAACAGTCGCTAATTATTTTATCGATAAGTATTCCAAAACTGGAAATCTTACTCCAATGAAGATAATCAAACTGACTTACATTGCGTATGGTTGGTATTTGGCCTTGACAGATAAGAAAGAAAGATTACTGGATGAGAACCCTATTGCATGGGATTTTGGGCCTGTTTTCCCGTCTTTGTATTATAGTATAAAGCAGTATAAAAAAGAAAAGATAACAGAGAAGATTCCGAATGCTGTAAAAGATGAAAAAATAACCAGCGAAGACGAAAAGTTTTTAGACAAAATTTGGGAAGTTTACGGAAGGTTTGATGGTATTTATTTAAGTGCTTTAACACACAATGACGGTACTCCCTGGAATAAAGTATATCGAAAAGATTCTAATGCCGTTATTTCTGATGATGACATTTTTGAACATTATAAAACGAAGTTAAAACCAATTTAA